The DNA region ATTTATTCCTAATTGAGTGTTTTAATATTGTATTGACATGTACGATTGAATTTTGTATGTTTGGGATCGATTGTGGTTGAAATCAGAGCTTTGATAGAACTCCAATGGTGGAAATCGTGTTTTTGGAGTTTCTAGCCTGAGCGATCTCATACAATGAGGATGACCTTCACTTATCGAGAGCTCGCTTAAAGATCTACTGTGTTCGCTTAGAGAGTGTGACAGGGTGAGTGTTCTGGGTTTTTTGAGAGTCGTGTTTAGCGAGCGGTTCGTCGCCAGCGAGAGCTTGCTCAACGAGCAATGTCTCGCTTAGCGAAATACGCAAAGTGTGGAATTTTTGGTTTTTGAGACGCTCGCCCAGTGAGGGAAGATCTCTCCTGGAAAGGGCTCGCCCAACAAACTGTAGGTCGCCTAGTGAGGATTACAGTGTGGAATTGAATCATTTCGAGTTAAATTATGTGACAGTGTGTTATTTTTGGCGATTAATGGATGTTGTCCTATACTGTTTGGgattatgtgaagtattatgaTTAATTGCATAATTATGAGTAATGAGTTTTGATTATATTATAAGTTATTGTGTTGTGAATATAACTATGTGATGTGAATGTAATTGTATGATTTATATGGTGATGTGTAGTTTGAGTTAGAATTATTGTTTATGCATTTAAATGCATGATTGTGTATAACCAAATGTGGGGTTGTAATCATTGGTGTGTTGTTGTTGCATTAATTTGTATTAACATTCATCATTATGTTGTGTCATTGATAGAGGTATGTGCGTTAATTCATAATGGGAGACTAATGGCTTGTCTCAAGCTcagaatggggggggggggggggggggcttgGGTTTAGAGGGGGGGCGATTCTTGAGAGAACCAAATGTTaagttggtaccacatgcatagtGGCACGTTGGATCGTGAGTTGCATTGCATATATGTGTGTATTGTTGTGGAATGGGTGTGAGATTATGATGACATTAATTGTGTATTGATTGTATAATATGTTGTGTGTTTATCTATCCTTGCATTCTTTACACCATTTCATACTGAGGTTTATTTCTCACCCTTTTTGCTTTATGTTATCCACCATGGGCATCTTGTAGATAATCAGGAGTAGAGTTATTGTTGTATGTGGAAGGTGACTTGTTGGAGGTATTCTTCATTTACTTATCTTTGTATCGCAAATTAGTGGTTTTAGTGCTTTGATCTTGTAACATTGGGAATGAGGCATTTTTACTATGTTATGAGTTAATGCTAAATTATATGGTTTTAAGTCTAATGTTTTATTTGCGAAGATTAATTTTGAAGTTGTTAGGATATGACTTTCCGCTGCTTGTTGTTAAATGTGTCGAAGAGTTTTTGGATGGTTGTCGTAGCAACACCTTAAATATCcaattattttttttataagtTTCGGGGTTTAtggtgttacattagtggtatcagagtaGGTCGGCCTATCCGGCCAGGTTTTTGTAATGTTGTTTGTTCCCTAGTATACGACGTGTGTATGAACACCATCGGTGCAATGTTTCTTCTAATGGCTGGTTACTAGTGTGCAGAAATATGGCAGGAGGAAGAAACGACCAAGCGATTGATGATGCTTTGTAAGAAATGGCCCATACGCTGCAGGGTCATCAGAATCAGGTTTACAATGAATTATGTGGACTAGGGAAGTTTCAAAGAAACAACTCGTCAACCTTCAAGGGCAGATATGATCCAAAGGGTGCACATAAATGGTTCAGAGATTTTGAGAAGATTTTTCGAGTGATGGCTTTCGTTGAAGCTTAGAGGGTGAAATTCGGTACTCATATGTTGTTAGAGGAGGTCGAAGACTGGTGGGGTAATGCACGTCAGAGACTGGAGGTTGTTGATGTTGAGATTACTTAGGTTGCGTTCAGAGTTGAATTTTTAGAGAAGTATTTTTCAAAGGACATGCGCAgtaagaaagaaattgagttcctCGAGCTAAAGCAGGGAAATATGATAGTTGttgagtatgctgctaagttcgAAGAACTGGTGAAGTTTTGTCCACTCTATAATAATGTGTCAGCTGAAGGGTCTAAGTGTATCAAGTTTGAAAACATATTACGTCTAGAGATCAAGCAAGGTATTGGGTATCAATACATTAGCTTATTTCTTATGTTGGTGAATAAGTGCAAGATTTATGATGAGCATAGCAGAGCCCGGTCTGCTCACTATAAGAGTCTTAGTGAGAAAAAATGGAAGAAGCGGAATTATGGAAAACTATATAGTGCTCCAGCTGGCAAAGGGAAGCATAAGGCTTCAGATAAGAAAAGGCTAAGTGGTGGAGAGGCTCCCGCTTCTATCAAGTGCTTTAAGTGTGCGGTCGCGGGTCATTGTGTCAATGACTACAAAAGTTCTAAGAAGAGAAGCTTCAAGTGTGGGAAGACTGGACATCTTATGGCTGATTGTAAGAGTAGCTCGCTaacttgcttcaactgtggagaacGATGTAACATTAGTACTCATTGCCAGAAACCCAATAAGGTTCAGTCTGGAGGAAAGGTTTTTGCTTTGACTAGGTCAGAGACTACTAGCACAGGCATATTGATTTGAGGTACATTTTTTATCAATGGTATTCCGATTATTGCTATTATTGACACGTGTGAAACAAATTCTTTTATTTCTCTTGAGTTCGCGGAGAGGTTGAACCTATAATTGTCTTCTATGGTTGGGAGTATGATCATTGATACTCCAGCTCTGGATTCAGTAACTACTTTGTAGGTTTGTTTGAATTTTCCACTGACTATCTATGGTATGAATTTTGGGATGCATCTAGTATGTCTACCTTTGAATAAACTCGATGTTATCCTTGGAATGAACTGGTTGGAGTTTAACCATGTTCATATCAACTGTTCCAAAAAGTCAGTCCTAGTTCCATAATTTGATGCAAGTGATGAATTGTTTGTGTGTGCTAATCAAATGGATGAATTCATTAAGAATGATGCTAAGGTGTTTATGATATTAGCTTTTATGAAGGTTGAAAGTAAAGTTGTGATTGGTGAATTACCAGTGGTGTGCAAACTTCCATAAGTGTTTCCAGATGATATTAGTGATTTTTCGCTGGAGCGCGAGGTTGATTTTTgtatagacttagtacctggtatTAGTCTTGTGTTGATGGCACCGTATATGATGTATACTTCAGAGCTAAGTGAGCTGAAGAAACAATTAGAGGATCTACTTGAGAAGAATTTTATTTGACCGAGTGTTTCTCCATGGAGAGAACTGGTGTTGTTAGTTAGGAAGAAagatggtagcatgaggttgtgtTTGACTATCGACAGTTGAATAAGGTTACTATTAAGAATAAGTATCATCTTCCGAGAATTGAGGACCTGATGGTTGGGAGTATGATCGTTGATACTCCAACTCTAGGTCCGATAATTACTTTGTaggtttgtttgaattgtccaATGACTATCTATGATTTAAAAATTAGGATAGATCTATTATGTATACCTTTGAATAAACTCGATGTTATCCTTGGAATGAACCGGTTAGAGTTCAACCATGTTCATATCAATTGTTTTGACAAGTCAGTACGAGTTCCAGAATTTGATGCAAGTGACGAGTTGTTTGTGTATGCTAAGAAGTTGGATCAATTCATGAAGAAGGATCCTAAGGTGTTTATGATATTATCTTCTATGAAGGTTTAAAGAAAAACTATGTTTGGTGAAATACCAGTGGTCTGCAAATTTCCAGAAACGTTTCTAGATGATATCAGTGATTTACCGCTGGAGCACAAGGTTGAGTTTGCTATAGAATTAGTACCTAGTACTAGTCATTAGTTGATGGTGTCGTATAGGATGTATGATTCAGAGATAAGTGAGCGGAAGAAACAATTAAAGAATCTACTTGAGAAGAATTTTATTTGACCGAGTGTTTCGCCATGGGGAGCACGGGTGTTGTTAGTTAGAAAGAAagatggtagcatgaggttgtgtgtTGACTATTGACAGATGAACAAGGTTACTGTCAAGAATAAGTATCATCTCCGAGAATTAATGACctgatggatcagttggttggtgcttGCGTGTTTAGCAAGATTTTTGCATTCAGGTTACCATCAAATTCATATGAAGTTAGACAACATTCTGAAGACTACGTTCATAATGAGATATGGTCACTATGAATATTTTGTGATGTCGTTTGGTGTTTCTAATGCTCCTGGTGTGTTTATGGTatatatgaataggatttttccATCCTTATCTAGACCAGTTTGTGGTTGTGTTCTTAACGATATTTTGATATATTTTAAGTCTGATGAAGAGCATGCGGAGCATCTGAGGGTCATGTTGCAGACATTACGAGAGAGGAAGCTTTACGACaagttgtccaagtgtgagttctggttgagagaggtgagtttccttggtcataTGTTATCTAGTGGTGCTACCGCAATGGATCCATCAAAGATATGTAGTGTTGTAGTGGGAGACTATTAAGTTTGTTACAAAGATCAGAAGTTTTCTTAGTTTGGATGGTTACTAAAGAAGGTTTATCGAAGGTTGTTCGAAGTTAGAATTGTTGTTGACTCGAAAAGGTCAAGCTTATGTGTGGAATGTTCAATGTGAAGAGATTTTTCAAGAACTCAAGAGAAAGATGACATCATCTCCAGTTTTGATTTTTCCAAGTCTAAGTGAATCCTTTGTCATGTATTGTGACGCTTCGAAGATGGTGTCTTAATGCAGGATGGTCATATTAGggcttatgcttctagacaatTGAAATTCCATGAGAGGAATTATTCTACACATGATCCAGAGTTGGCAGCCATGGTGTTTGTGTTAAAAATTTGAAGGCTTTATCTGTTTGATTCCAGATTTGAAGTGTTCAGTGAcaacaagagtttgaagtacttgtaCGACTAGAATGAGTTGAATATGAGGAGGAGGTGGTGGATCAAGTTTTTGAAGTATTATGATTTTAGATTGAGTTACCATTGGGTAAATCCAATGTTGTAACTGATGCTTTGAGCAGGAAGTCGTTGCATATGTCGATGTTGATAATTCGAGAATTGGAATTGATTGAGTAATTCAGGGACATGAGTTTGGTGTCTGAATAGACTCCTAACAGTGTGAAATTAGGTATGTTAAAGCTGACCAGTGGTATCCATGAAGAAATCATAGAAGGTCAGAAAATCGACTTAGGATTGATTGACCGCTTGGTGTTAATCAATCAAAGAAAAGGAGGTGATTTTAGAGTTGAAGAGAATGGTGTGATGAGATTCAGAGACATGTTTTGTGTACCTAATGTACAAGAACTTAATAAGTGTATTATGTAGGTAGGtcattgtaagaccctaattttgaccctaagatccctcatggcatcatgttattgcacaagtgtattgcctcaaggatcatagcatgtttggctccataaccctagggttgggacttgtgtgagtgttttgagaccaccaagcattcttgtattgtatattattgcttttattattattttactaaccaaatgcacaaaaacatgtcgctaactctttttgttttgaagctcaagtgatcatgtgatcccATGCTCCTAGGAGACTCCCAAGCTCAATGCAATGGCTAGAggaagatgagaaaaagcatgacaatggtccacaaagcttCTAATCCCCATATATGTCTCCCAggtatctcaatttgccaatttgatcaagataacccaaagggcttgagggttgtttcccaaagaaaccctaatttaattgtgctttgactgtgccttgctcatgaagcaacctcaacctatgatcaaatttaatcaagggaagttatttaactcattattttatgcatatatgagcctattttaggatcctcaatcattcattcatcaagattggaaaTTTGGCCTTaaaaagttgaccagtcaagtcatctgactaaactgaggatcactgagatacaacttgtgatgtgtttgtcaaatgaagatgaccccaagcgaaaacatgttcttaagaaccatatgaacaactttcatgttcataaaaaaatccattttaaacttttaatgtcatcattcatttcaaaacattataggttaatttgactgaaaccctaattttgggtcaacttcccaaggatctaacttccttaatttttatgattttgtggtgatacaaaatgcattggaaatattaagatgtatacttcaaattctatgttggacaaaatttgataatcctaaaataaatacatgtgataatacaaaacattataggtcatcttgtACCTAAGTCATTGAAATTGAAAAAGTGCCCAACTTAAAATTCCCATAActttttcatgaaaaatccaaatgatgtcaccTTTTAGTCTAAATTAATaatcttgaaaatatctacaacttttatattggaggtttttccatttgaacCCTGCATCATGCGAACAGAGGGGATTaaagaggcttgcttttggtgaaaattttcaaagggtgacttagacatgttttgtcCCCAAACTTTCACAACTagttttcactaatttccaaattccaaatgaattttttcccaacatgacttttgttccttatttcaagggctttccaaccattactcacattacttttttggactttccatgtgtgagttccgaagagctctttctttatgtccatttttgcatttcatattAAAACTTGATGTGCAAACTTGTTCAATTCATTGTGCACGTCCAAGTCCCTTCCATGAGGTATCAGCAAGAAGTTTCACTCATTTTTGGGCCTCAGATGCgtctgtacaggcccatgcaccaaaattcaaatggccatgcacacgagggaaccatgctttacaaccctcttcagctataaataagagctcaatctcattcatttctcaacCTGGTGGAGACCTGAAGTGTTGCAGAGTTGAAATCccaaccattaccaaaggaattttcagatttctctttctttttcaagcttgaaattcaacatcattagttgattttcaaagctcaattccttaacctattatctccattacatctccagagcaaaagcagatcaagatcttgaagaattcgtggcatTAGAAGCTTCATTTaagaggtagaacttcaaactttttggatctagatcttgcaattcaatgtgattttctttggtttgtgtggttttctgaagtcgTCACACTTGAGGCAtgccagtggtggtctcaattgtTCATTTCGGAAATTTCCAGTTGAcataccatgatcttccatctcacatttctctctaaataggaagagtgaggaagatccatggatacagtggtgatgtacatcacctgagcttcattttgatgtccttactttttatttgtattacaaaaaaaaatcctgcgcgtggtggccggaatctggtatctcactggagaagatggtggtttccaccaccatcaccatgTGTGCACATCCATAACCCTTGGATTTGGTTCTCACGTTTTAATCGTGTGCATCCATTGTGCATACTTCATTTAATGCCATATGCAACGCGTTTGACTAGGTTACACCATGTTCCCTCAGATATGGGCAGTCCAttgatgccacgtcaattaatgaagtgcATCACGCGGCTATGGTTTTTTCCatttaattctttttcttttattttcagttaattacttttattttaaaaaattcataaaaaatttatttgaactcacaaaaatatgagaccaatgcc from Lathyrus oleraceus cultivar Zhongwan6 chromosome 1, CAAS_Psat_ZW6_1.0, whole genome shotgun sequence includes:
- the LOC127098299 gene encoding uncharacterized protein LOC127098299, which produces MRSKKEIEFLELKQGNMIVVEYAAKFEELVKFCPLYNNVSAEGSKCIKFENILRLEIKQGIGYQYISLFLMLVNKCKIYDEHSRARSAHYKSLSEKKWKKRNYGKLYSAPAGKGKHKASDKKRLSGGEAPASIKCFKCAVAGHCVNDYKSSKKRSFKCGKTGHLMADCKSSSLTCFNCGERCNISTHCQKPNKVQSGGKVFALTRSETTSTGILI